The Chryseobacterium aureum genome contains a region encoding:
- a CDS encoding sensor histidine kinase has product MFNRVITNQTKTMVLLMLVFTAIILLFSGLVYFSIVNFSHQRFYELLKIRTATIIQIEKGKDHLDLPENYILSSLNDEELPMEKDYVFAVPTDSNFKKISQEVHIPDYFFKNIIREGESNYNDEEFYYIGQSFRYDDKDYIAIASAKNHYVVYYLGFLKRTLLTCIVLSLFFSMIFSFYLSKTLFRPILKITGKVKEISSENLHLRLESQPDNKELNELVDTFNDMLNRIETSFETQNHLIGNVSHELRTPLTSIMGEADVALSISRTADEYKETLGIILNEAEKLDKKIKALLMIAQTGFDGKIQKMDKVRIDQLLWDVIETLRRIDSRNNIYLDISMLPDNPKKLKVQGNEQLLHLAVANIISNGCKYSNFQQVKVSLGATNTDVYIIVKDNGIGIPEVEMNKIYDPFFRASNTNNYEGYGIGLPLARNIVRMHHGELIVSSHENQGTTVQMRFPNFYSMQKGEEINK; this is encoded by the coding sequence ATGTTTAACAGAGTCATTACAAATCAGACCAAAACGATGGTGCTTTTGATGTTGGTTTTTACCGCCATCATTTTGCTGTTCAGTGGTTTGGTGTATTTTTCTATCGTTAATTTTTCTCACCAGAGGTTTTATGAGCTGCTGAAAATAAGAACGGCTACTATTATTCAGATTGAAAAAGGCAAAGATCATCTGGATCTTCCGGAAAACTACATTCTTAGCAGCCTGAATGATGAGGAGCTTCCGATGGAAAAAGACTATGTTTTTGCCGTTCCTACAGATTCCAATTTCAAAAAAATATCTCAGGAAGTCCATATTCCGGATTATTTCTTTAAAAATATCATCAGAGAAGGAGAGTCTAATTATAATGATGAAGAGTTCTACTATATTGGACAGAGTTTCAGATATGATGACAAAGATTATATAGCCATTGCTTCTGCCAAAAACCACTATGTGGTTTATTATCTGGGCTTTTTGAAAAGAACATTGCTTACCTGTATTGTGCTGTCTCTGTTTTTCAGTATGATTTTCTCTTTTTACCTGTCTAAAACGTTATTCAGGCCTATTTTAAAAATTACGGGTAAAGTGAAGGAGATCAGCTCAGAAAACCTTCATTTGAGATTAGAGTCACAACCTGATAATAAAGAATTGAATGAGCTGGTAGATACGTTTAATGATATGCTCAACCGTATTGAAACGTCTTTCGAAACCCAGAATCACCTGATCGGAAATGTTTCCCACGAGCTGAGAACTCCACTTACTTCCATTATGGGTGAGGCAGATGTGGCGCTTTCCATCAGCAGAACAGCCGATGAATACAAAGAAACCCTCGGAATCATCCTGAATGAAGCCGAAAAGCTGGACAAAAAAATCAAGGCTCTGCTTATGATTGCCCAAACCGGATTCGATGGAAAGATCCAGAAAATGGATAAGGTAAGAATTGATCAGCTGCTTTGGGATGTTATTGAAACCCTCAGAAGAATTGATTCCAGAAATAATATCTATCTTGATATCAGCATGCTTCCTGATAATCCTAAAAAGCTGAAAGTACAGGGTAACGAGCAGCTATTGCATCTTGCCGTGGCTAATATCATCAGTAATGGCTGTAAATATTCTAACTTCCAGCAGGTGAAAGTTTCTCTGGGAGCTACCAATACAGATGTGTACATTATTGTAAAAGATAATGGTATCGGAATTCCGGAAGTAGAAATGAACAAAATCTATGATCCGTTCTTCAGAGCTTCCAACACCAATAATTACGAAGGCTACGGGATCGGGCTTCCGCTGGCAAGAAATATTGTAAGAATGCACCACGGCGAACTGATTGTAAGTTCACACGAAAATCAGGGGACAACGGTACAAATGCGTTTTCCTAATTTCTACAGTATGCAGAAAGGGGAAGAGATAAATAAGTAA
- a CDS encoding response regulator transcription factor: protein MKKIILIEDETSVVSFIKKGLQESGYEISVAFDGRTGVQLVQANDFDLVILDIMLPEMNGLDVCKEIRKTNQSVPILFLTALGTSENIVLGLESGGDDYLVKPFKFIELVARVKSLLRRSNNNGPQEIAEPEPDNEHVFQFSDLMVNDYTKKVTRAGEDISLTSTEYKLLLYFLNNPEKVISRAEILDAVWGVNYELGTNVVDVYVNYLRKKLDSQDENKLIHTVIGMGYVLKKT, encoded by the coding sequence ATGAAAAAAATTATTCTTATCGAAGACGAAACCAGTGTGGTTTCCTTTATTAAAAAGGGACTTCAGGAAAGCGGGTATGAAATTTCTGTAGCTTTTGACGGGCGTACAGGAGTGCAGCTTGTGCAGGCTAATGATTTTGATCTGGTAATTTTAGACATTATGCTTCCTGAAATGAATGGGCTGGATGTGTGTAAAGAAATAAGAAAAACCAATCAAAGCGTTCCTATTTTATTTCTGACAGCGTTGGGAACTTCTGAAAATATTGTTCTCGGATTAGAAAGCGGAGGAGATGATTATCTGGTAAAGCCTTTTAAATTTATTGAGCTGGTTGCCCGTGTGAAATCTCTTTTGAGAAGAAGTAATAACAATGGTCCCCAGGAAATTGCAGAGCCGGAACCGGATAATGAGCATGTTTTTCAGTTTTCGGATCTGATGGTGAATGATTATACCAAGAAAGTAACCCGGGCGGGAGAAGATATTTCTCTTACTTCTACAGAATACAAATTGCTGCTGTATTTCCTGAACAATCCGGAAAAAGTAATTTCAAGAGCAGAAATTCTGGATGCAGTCTGGGGCGTGAATTATGAGCTGGGAACCAATGTGGTAGATGTATATGTAAACTATTTAAGAAAAAAGCTGGACAGCCAGGATGAGAACAAATTGATTCATACCGTGATAGGGATGGGATATGTGTTGAAAAAAACATAA
- a CDS encoding helix-turn-helix domain-containing protein: MNDFLIGIGKRLKDIRKKNNLTINDLAFKANVSNGLVSRIENGRTIPSLPVLLDLIQSLEIDASYFFEGVEKRSNAKFIYVPKESQQVIEKEVEAEGFRYMHIFSKSLHSLGFEAVLLTLEPNSKREKVITDAWEFKYILKGEVKYMIDNEEIILKEGDSLYFNGKFPHVPVSISNESCVMLVLYFYTA; the protein is encoded by the coding sequence ATGAATGACTTTTTAATAGGTATCGGTAAGAGATTAAAGGATATTAGAAAAAAGAATAATTTAACCATTAATGATCTTGCTTTCAAAGCCAATGTAAGCAATGGTCTTGTTTCCAGGATTGAAAACGGAAGAACCATTCCTTCGCTTCCTGTTTTATTGGATCTCATTCAGTCGCTTGAAATTGATGCCAGTTATTTTTTTGAGGGGGTTGAAAAAAGATCTAACGCCAAATTCATCTACGTTCCAAAGGAAAGCCAGCAGGTTATTGAAAAAGAAGTAGAGGCCGAAGGGTTCAGATACATGCATATCTTCAGCAAAAGTCTTCATTCTCTGGGTTTTGAAGCAGTTTTACTAACTCTTGAACCCAATTCTAAAAGAGAAAAGGTAATTACAGATGCCTGGGAATTCAAATATATTCTCAAAGGAGAAGTGAAATATATGATTGATAATGAAGAAATCATTTTAAAAGAGGGTGACTCTTTGTATTTCAACGGAAAATTCCCTCACGTTCCGGTAAGCATCAGTAATGAAAGCTGTGTGATGCTTGTTCTTTATTTTTATACGGCTTAG
- a CDS encoding TonB-dependent receptor, whose product MKTKLEKLLTLVLFCFIVFVSAQKQFITGTVLDDSQPLPGATVKIKGLPRTITTDIEGKFTLTDIKEGQYTLQISYIGYESSDITVDLKPEQTVDLGTIKLSQPRKNIDEVVVTGTLKNTEARALNLQKNAINITNVIASDGIGKLPDRNAAETVQRVQGVSIERDQGEGRFVSLRGLPPFWASTTINGNRLPTAEEETTSRATAFDFFPTELISYVHVNKSFTPDMEADGIGGGVNFITKTPPMKTEFKATIGSGYNAKSDKGVYNLGFLYGGRTKDKKFGYLFNFAHFIRNWSTDNFEARRSGDEGVFRLELRDYNGVRKTTGINTAFEYVLSPKTTFYLKGMYGTLSDDETHYKHRIRFDKFNSTNNTARVELQNIHNLLITELTSISLGAVHQLNKGKIDWDLSYYDNKFKYGNIPDKQNNSYYVIKYTQSGVGINPDYISDHGNGPRAYWKADGGKLDYKNPDALFGFYSDPNFKMDASQMRFTDLEFYKVFVEEKDKIVAAFNHEINASDKLTLKYGFKYRDKERNARFSDIFYNWSSGTAPLLSDFSQYITKQPNGPKYLSEMNAHIGNTFGPVLSTKGMNQFWYDNQGNLKINTADSEALEYNKALGRNFDVFEKHADAYGMATYKLNDKITLLGGIRLSNTSTKVKGYSVNDDVLTPVENTKNYLAVLPMIHLKYTLNDKTNLRFAATRTFSRPNFGDLTPGGTYIEADNEFKGGNPNLNPTYSLNFDLMGEYYFSNVGILSGGVFYKSITDPIFQDSFIGNYNGINGVQFTAPNNGKAAWLGGIELGINKRFDFLPGFLQYFGVQLNATFMTSEMEKPSGRTVALPYQAKELYNAQLFFEKKGFNARLAYNYKGKYAVEYAEEDINDSYYGKYSNLDFGGSYQFTKYLTVYADVNNILNKPLIYHFGKSEDRPEQVEYYGIRFNLGVKLNF is encoded by the coding sequence ATGAAAACAAAATTAGAGAAATTACTAACCCTTGTTTTGTTCTGCTTCATCGTTTTTGTTTCAGCGCAAAAACAGTTCATTACAGGAACTGTTCTTGATGACAGCCAGCCTCTCCCCGGGGCAACAGTTAAAATAAAAGGCTTACCCAGAACGATAACTACTGATATTGAAGGAAAATTTACCCTTACCGATATCAAAGAAGGCCAATACACATTACAAATCAGTTATATAGGCTATGAATCTTCAGATATTACGGTTGATCTCAAACCAGAACAAACTGTTGATCTGGGAACCATCAAACTCTCCCAGCCACGAAAAAATATTGATGAAGTAGTAGTAACCGGAACATTAAAAAATACAGAAGCAAGAGCTTTAAATCTTCAGAAAAACGCTATCAATATTACCAATGTAATTGCCTCCGATGGGATTGGGAAGTTACCAGACAGAAATGCAGCGGAGACTGTACAGCGTGTACAGGGAGTTTCTATTGAAAGAGACCAGGGCGAAGGAAGGTTTGTTTCTCTCAGAGGACTTCCGCCATTCTGGGCATCTACAACCATTAATGGAAACAGACTTCCCACCGCAGAAGAGGAAACAACTTCTAGAGCAACAGCATTCGATTTTTTCCCTACAGAACTGATCTCGTATGTACATGTAAACAAGTCATTTACTCCGGATATGGAAGCAGACGGTATAGGTGGAGGTGTCAATTTTATCACTAAAACACCACCGATGAAAACAGAATTCAAAGCGACCATAGGAAGCGGTTACAATGCAAAGTCTGACAAAGGAGTTTACAACCTTGGATTTTTGTACGGGGGAAGAACGAAAGATAAAAAATTCGGGTATTTATTCAATTTTGCGCATTTCATCAGAAACTGGTCTACCGATAATTTTGAAGCGAGAAGAAGTGGTGATGAAGGGGTTTTCAGACTGGAACTTCGTGATTACAACGGAGTCCGAAAAACAACAGGCATCAATACCGCTTTTGAATATGTGCTGTCCCCAAAAACTACGTTCTATTTAAAAGGAATGTATGGTACATTATCAGATGACGAGACCCATTATAAGCACAGAATCCGGTTTGATAAGTTCAACAGCACCAATAATACAGCACGGGTTGAGCTTCAGAATATTCATAATTTACTGATTACTGAACTTACTTCTATTTCTTTGGGAGCGGTTCATCAATTAAACAAAGGAAAAATCGACTGGGATTTATCCTATTATGACAACAAATTCAAGTATGGAAATATTCCTGATAAGCAGAACAATTCTTATTATGTCATCAAGTACACTCAATCTGGTGTAGGCATCAATCCTGATTATATTTCAGATCATGGCAATGGACCAAGAGCTTACTGGAAAGCTGACGGCGGGAAATTAGATTATAAAAATCCGGATGCTTTATTCGGTTTTTACAGTGATCCGAATTTTAAAATGGATGCTTCTCAGATGAGATTTACAGATCTTGAATTCTATAAAGTATTTGTAGAGGAAAAGGATAAGATTGTAGCAGCATTCAATCACGAAATTAATGCTTCTGATAAGCTGACCTTAAAATATGGTTTTAAATACAGAGATAAAGAGCGTAATGCAAGATTTTCCGACATTTTCTACAACTGGAGCAGCGGAACAGCACCTCTTCTGTCTGATTTTTCTCAATACATTACGAAACAGCCCAACGGTCCGAAGTACTTAAGTGAAATGAATGCCCACATCGGCAACACATTTGGGCCGGTCCTTTCTACCAAAGGAATGAACCAGTTCTGGTATGACAACCAGGGAAATTTAAAAATCAACACTGCTGATTCTGAAGCCCTTGAATACAATAAAGCATTAGGAAGAAACTTTGATGTGTTTGAAAAACATGCGGACGCCTATGGAATGGCAACCTATAAACTAAATGATAAGATTACCCTTTTGGGAGGAATCAGACTATCCAATACCAGCACGAAAGTAAAAGGATACAGCGTAAATGATGATGTACTGACCCCTGTAGAAAATACCAAGAACTATCTGGCTGTTCTTCCGATGATTCATTTGAAATATACCCTCAATGACAAAACGAATCTTCGTTTTGCAGCGACAAGAACGTTCTCAAGACCGAATTTTGGAGACCTTACGCCGGGCGGAACTTATATTGAAGCAGACAACGAGTTCAAAGGAGGAAATCCCAATCTTAATCCTACCTACTCTTTGAATTTTGACCTGATGGGAGAATATTATTTCTCCAACGTAGGGATTCTGAGTGGCGGTGTCTTCTATAAATCCATTACAGATCCTATTTTCCAGGATTCTTTTATCGGAAATTATAACGGAATCAACGGCGTACAATTTACAGCTCCAAACAACGGAAAAGCAGCGTGGTTAGGGGGAATTGAATTGGGAATTAATAAAAGATTTGATTTCCTTCCTGGGTTTTTACAATACTTTGGAGTACAACTGAATGCTACCTTCATGACCTCTGAAATGGAAAAACCAAGCGGAAGAACGGTAGCCCTTCCCTATCAGGCCAAAGAGTTGTACAACGCACAACTATTCTTTGAGAAAAAAGGATTCAATGCAAGGCTTGCTTACAACTACAAAGGAAAATATGCGGTAGAATACGCTGAGGAGGACATCAATGATTCTTATTATGGTAAATACAGCAATCTGGACTTCGGAGGCTCTTATCAGTTTACCAAATACCTTACTGTATATGCGGATGTAAACAATATTCTGAATAAACCTCTGATCTATCATTTCGGTAAAAGCGAAGACCGTCCTGAGCAGGTAGAATATTACGGAATACGCTTCAACCTTGGTGTAAAACTGAACTTCTAA
- a CDS encoding DUF5690 family protein — translation MAKTINQKTLVTLKAAFAAFGVYFCMYGFRKPFTVASFEGLSYFGVDYKILIIIAQAVGYFISKFIGIKFISELKPRKRITYLFTFIAIAELALLGFAAVPAPYNILFMLINGIPLGMIWGIVFSYIEGRKATEIIGLFLCSSFVVSSGFTKSVGKFLMDNFSVSEFWMPFSAGLVFIIPLILFGLLLERIPTPTEEDILLKNKRQPLNGRERRALIRQFFVPIVCIIFLYISLTVLRDFRDNFNREIWDGLHFTFDSSIFTLTEIPIAVMVLAILGFMVKVKNNKKAFAYYHYILFAGILTVGFSTYLFQQGSLSPFLWMTISGFGMYICYIPFNGIYFDRMIAAFEIKGNVGFLIYIVDSFGYLGSVLILLYKNFGSAQTSWLHFYINLNYIITIMVLILSVVAFLAFRKKSKPKSNAKSNQFINFDTSKIL, via the coding sequence ATGGCAAAAACGATCAATCAAAAAACACTGGTAACACTGAAGGCCGCTTTTGCTGCCTTCGGTGTTTACTTCTGCATGTACGGTTTCAGAAAACCTTTTACCGTAGCTTCTTTCGAAGGACTCTCCTATTTCGGAGTAGATTATAAGATTCTGATTATTATTGCGCAGGCTGTAGGTTATTTTATTTCAAAATTCATCGGGATCAAATTTATTTCGGAACTGAAGCCTCGGAAAAGAATTACGTATCTTTTTACTTTCATTGCTATTGCTGAACTTGCCTTATTAGGATTTGCAGCCGTTCCTGCTCCTTACAATATTCTTTTTATGTTGATCAACGGGATTCCGCTGGGAATGATCTGGGGTATTGTATTTTCTTATATTGAAGGAAGGAAAGCCACAGAAATCATCGGCTTATTTTTATGTTCAAGCTTTGTAGTCTCTTCAGGATTTACAAAATCTGTGGGGAAATTCCTGATGGACAATTTCTCGGTTTCAGAATTCTGGATGCCTTTTTCAGCCGGACTTGTATTCATTATTCCACTGATTCTTTTCGGGCTATTACTTGAGAGAATTCCTACGCCTACGGAAGAAGATATTTTGCTTAAAAACAAAAGACAGCCGCTGAATGGTAGGGAAAGGAGAGCCCTGATCAGGCAGTTTTTTGTACCCATCGTATGCATCATTTTTTTATACATCAGCTTAACGGTTTTAAGGGATTTCAGAGATAACTTCAACCGTGAGATCTGGGACGGGCTGCATTTCACTTTTGACAGCTCTATCTTCACTTTAACAGAAATTCCTATTGCGGTAATGGTGCTTGCCATTTTAGGCTTTATGGTAAAAGTAAAAAACAATAAAAAAGCATTTGCATATTATCATTACATCCTTTTTGCCGGAATTCTTACGGTAGGATTTTCTACCTATCTGTTTCAGCAGGGTTCATTATCTCCTTTTTTATGGATGACCATTTCAGGCTTTGGAATGTACATCTGTTATATTCCTTTCAATGGAATTTATTTTGACCGGATGATTGCCGCATTTGAAATCAAAGGTAATGTAGGTTTTCTGATCTATATCGTAGATTCTTTTGGTTATCTGGGCAGTGTTCTTATCCTTTTGTATAAAAACTTTGGTTCTGCCCAGACCTCGTGGCTGCATTTTTATATTAACTTAAATTACATCATCACCATCATGGTTTTAATTCTTTCTGTGGTTGCTTTTCTGGCTTTCAGAAAGAAATCAAAGCCGAAATCAAACGCAAAATCTAATCAATTCATCAATTTCGATACGTCGAAAATTTTATAA
- a CDS encoding TIGR03364 family FAD-dependent oxidoreductase, producing MTTKFDLLVVGGGILGTFHAYHALKKNLKVALLERNSVPQGATVRNFGQVVPSGMDLKWQNFGRESLAIYHELHDQADLTIRQNGSIYIASNDEELQLIEELYEINRNNDYESVLLSKNDCIKKFDGLRSDYCKGGLFFPQELSVDSADMIVKLHKLLQEKMGLKIFYNTTVLETHEDDQKCTAVTADGTEFNASKIIICGGHEFKTLYPKVLNDSDLEVSKLQMLQTKPQGIYSLQGNILTGLSVRRYESFRECPSFQKIKALEDPNSFEKKYGVHILFKQALDGSVIIGDSHEYADAKNADDLGYDLNMEIDEFMIHEAKKIIDLPTYEIQRRWFGVYSQCKTKDIFEHSPSANIHIVTGIGGKGMTGSGGFSKFNIEKIYA from the coding sequence ATGACAACAAAATTTGATTTACTCGTTGTAGGAGGTGGAATTTTAGGAACATTCCACGCTTATCATGCGCTGAAGAAAAATCTTAAGGTAGCGTTACTGGAAAGAAATTCTGTTCCTCAGGGTGCCACGGTAAGAAATTTCGGGCAGGTAGTACCTTCCGGAATGGATCTTAAATGGCAGAATTTCGGAAGAGAAAGCCTTGCTATATACCATGAACTTCATGATCAGGCAGATCTTACCATCAGGCAAAACGGTTCCATCTATATTGCTTCAAATGACGAAGAACTTCAGCTGATTGAAGAGCTTTATGAAATCAACAGAAATAATGATTATGAATCTGTTTTACTATCCAAAAACGACTGCATTAAAAAATTTGACGGACTCCGTTCCGACTATTGCAAAGGTGGCTTATTTTTCCCGCAGGAGCTTTCGGTAGATTCTGCAGATATGATTGTAAAGCTTCACAAGCTGCTTCAGGAAAAAATGGGTTTGAAAATTTTCTACAATACAACCGTACTGGAAACCCATGAAGATGATCAGAAATGTACAGCTGTTACGGCTGACGGAACGGAATTTAATGCTTCCAAAATCATAATCTGCGGGGGACACGAGTTCAAAACTTTATATCCTAAAGTATTAAATGACAGCGATCTGGAAGTAAGTAAACTTCAGATGCTTCAAACCAAACCACAGGGTATTTATTCGCTGCAGGGAAATATTCTTACGGGGCTTTCCGTGAGAAGATATGAATCATTCAGAGAGTGTCCTTCTTTTCAGAAAATCAAGGCTTTAGAAGATCCAAACTCATTTGAAAAGAAGTATGGAGTTCATATTTTATTCAAGCAGGCGCTGGACGGTTCGGTCATCATCGGAGATTCTCATGAATATGCAGATGCTAAAAATGCAGATGATCTGGGGTATGATCTTAATATGGAGATTGATGAATTCATGATTCATGAAGCGAAGAAAATCATTGATTTACCCACGTATGAAATTCAGAGAAGGTGGTTCGGAGTCTATTCCCAGTGCAAAACGAAAGATATTTTTGAGCACAGCCCATCTGCCAATATTCATATTGTAACAGGGATCGGAGGAAAAGGAATGACAGGAAGCGGAGGATTCTCTAAGTTTAATATCGAAAAAATTTACGCATAA
- a CDS encoding HAD-IA family hydrolase, whose translation MKNIELLVLDMAGTTIDEDNVVYKTLTTAVNDYGYVVSLEKVLSRCAGMEKLEAITSLLKELNGNEEDAHAIFENFSDQLKKSYKNLEVKPINGTENFLLNMKSQNKKIVLNTGYTSEIAHQLLNKLNWKETIHFDALITADDVSESRPSPEMIYLAMKKFNITEASKVLKAGDSVIDIEEGKNAGCGLTVAVLSGAQTQSELEKASPDYILNTISEAEGIL comes from the coding sequence ATGAAAAATATAGAATTACTGGTTCTGGATATGGCCGGAACAACAATTGATGAAGATAATGTAGTGTACAAAACGCTTACTACCGCTGTGAATGATTACGGCTATGTGGTAAGCCTGGAAAAAGTATTATCCCGCTGTGCCGGAATGGAAAAGCTGGAAGCCATCACAAGCCTTTTAAAGGAATTGAATGGAAATGAAGAGGATGCTCATGCTATTTTTGAGAATTTCTCTGACCAGCTCAAGAAATCCTATAAAAACCTTGAGGTAAAGCCCATCAACGGCACTGAAAATTTTCTGCTGAATATGAAGTCTCAAAACAAAAAAATTGTTTTGAACACAGGGTATACTTCAGAAATTGCCCATCAGCTTTTAAATAAACTGAACTGGAAGGAAACTATTCACTTTGATGCTTTAATAACGGCAGATGATGTTTCAGAAAGCCGTCCAAGTCCTGAAATGATCTATCTTGCCATGAAAAAATTCAATATTACGGAAGCCAGTAAAGTTTTAAAAGCAGGCGATTCTGTGATCGATATTGAAGAGGGCAAAAATGCGGGTTGCGGACTAACAGTGGCGGTTCTTTCCGGAGCTCAGACCCAATCAGAGCTTGAAAAAGCGTCCCCAGATTATATTCTGAATACGATTTCTGAAGCTGAAGGTATTCTTTAA
- a CDS encoding alkaline phosphatase family protein gives MKTKLFPMAVVMSCFLGAQTKKVLFIGIDGCRADVMMSTPTPNIQNLISQSIYSIDGLCAATTWSGNGWSTMLTGVWHTKHNVQDNNFTSPNYVNYPDFLTRAETYNPALRTISLAHWSPINDKIIKTADVKTNLSTDLAVKNAAVNALQNDNPDILFVDFDDVDHAGHSYGFSSSVSQYVNSIKTTDAYIGEIVAAMKNRPSYSNEDWLVVLTTDHGAIESSHGGGNLTERNIFTVYSNPGFTPQQISKTVLESNTTFNQLNFPAGTYAKPASQTPFNFGANQDFTIEFWVKPNAAYSSDPVMISNKNWVNGKNKGFVFSGYSGQTFKMNIGDGTNRIDLVGGKMETNKWKHIAASFDRDGLVTLYEDGVPVTFAKMNTIGNIDSGLPLTLNQDGTNAYGINLAASYKDVRIWKSALPNDVIVNWANQDITTSHPYYSQLLANWKCNGTSGNTLADSGPNANNMTVTGSLTYNANTVNNFKVYDYTSTTRETDHFPTVLNWLCIPVQSSWGIDGVNRISVCSNNLLSAKETKVTADDFKIYPNPVSTFIGIQYQSEDKEIKAEIIDSKGALVSTSHFQSSRGFYDEKINIGNLPAGLYFIKINGSKKSVTKTFIKK, from the coding sequence ATGAAAACAAAACTATTCCCAATGGCTGTTGTAATGAGCTGTTTCCTTGGAGCTCAGACCAAAAAAGTACTTTTTATCGGTATTGACGGATGCCGTGCAGATGTCATGATGTCTACACCTACTCCCAACATTCAAAACCTCATCAGTCAGTCTATTTATTCTATCGACGGGCTTTGCGCTGCCACTACCTGGAGCGGAAACGGATGGAGTACCATGCTGACGGGTGTATGGCATACCAAACACAATGTTCAGGACAATAATTTTACCAGCCCGAACTATGTAAATTATCCGGATTTTTTAACAAGAGCAGAGACTTATAATCCGGCTTTAAGAACTATTTCTCTGGCTCACTGGTCTCCTATCAATGATAAAATTATTAAAACAGCAGATGTAAAAACCAACCTGTCAACAGATCTTGCCGTGAAAAATGCTGCAGTAAACGCCTTACAGAATGACAATCCTGATATTCTCTTTGTAGATTTTGATGATGTAGACCATGCAGGACATTCTTATGGATTCTCATCCTCTGTTTCTCAATATGTCAATTCTATTAAAACTACAGACGCTTATATTGGAGAGATTGTCGCAGCTATGAAAAACAGGCCTTCTTACAGCAACGAAGACTGGTTGGTTGTATTAACCACCGATCACGGAGCCATTGAAAGTTCTCACGGAGGCGGAAATCTTACGGAAAGAAACATTTTTACGGTGTATTCTAATCCCGGATTTACTCCGCAGCAGATCAGCAAAACTGTTTTGGAATCCAATACCACCTTTAATCAATTGAATTTTCCTGCAGGAACTTATGCAAAACCAGCCAGTCAGACTCCTTTTAATTTTGGAGCCAATCAGGATTTTACGATTGAATTTTGGGTAAAACCGAATGCAGCCTATTCCAGTGATCCAGTGATGATCAGTAATAAAAACTGGGTAAACGGAAAAAATAAAGGATTTGTTTTCTCAGGCTATTCCGGACAGACTTTTAAGATGAATATCGGGGACGGAACGAACAGAATTGATCTTGTTGGCGGAAAAATGGAAACCAATAAGTGGAAACATATTGCCGCAAGCTTTGACAGAGATGGTCTTGTAACATTATATGAGGATGGTGTGCCGGTAACGTTTGCTAAAATGAATACCATCGGAAATATTGATTCCGGACTTCCATTAACCTTAAACCAGGATGGAACGAATGCTTACGGAATTAATCTGGCGGCTTCCTATAAAGATGTAAGAATCTGGAAATCGGCTCTTCCGAATGATGTTATCGTGAATTGGGCGAACCAGGATATTACAACTTCGCATCCTTATTATTCTCAATTATTAGCCAATTGGAAATGCAATGGAACTTCAGGAAATACCTTGGCAGACTCTGGTCCAAATGCGAATAACATGACTGTGACAGGTTCTCTTACTTACAATGCAAACACAGTGAATAATTTTAAAGTGTATGATTATACCTCAACAACAAGAGAAACAGACCACTTCCCTACGGTATTAAACTGGCTTTGTATTCCGGTGCAGTCTTCATGGGGAATTGACGGGGTCAACAGAATTTCGGTATGTTCCAACAATCTGTTGTCGGCAAAAGAAACTAAGGTAACCGCTGATGATTTCAAAATCTATCCTAATCCTGTTTCAACATTCATTGGCATCCAGTATCAGTCTGAGGATAAGGAAATTAAAGCAGAAATTATCGACAGTAAAGGAGCTCTTGTTTCCACATCACACTTTCAGTCTTCAAGAGGTTTTTACGATGAAAAAATAAATATTGGAAACCTTCCGGCCGGACTGTATTTCATTAAAATCAATGGAAGTAAAAAGTCGGTGACCAAGACATTTATCAAGAAATAA